In a single window of the Pseudohongiella acticola genome:
- a CDS encoding YfgM family protein gives MALSTEEEESLESLKRWWRESGRSIALGIAAVAIVYFGWQAWQGGQTRSAAAASAVYDQLSQLMVTQPGETVAEENREPAQALVATLKTEHTDSVYALYGALFGARLAVEADDLAMAEEQLQWLLDNTRSGLFGSTDPTLIKLAQLRLGRVLLAQGEADRALTVVSGVEPSALNAEFDELRGDIYLAQGQRDQALAAYEDALAAATGNPILQMKLTELQDSL, from the coding sequence GTGGCTTTAAGTACGGAAGAAGAAGAAAGTTTAGAGTCGCTAAAACGCTGGTGGCGCGAAAGCGGCCGGTCAATTGCCCTGGGTATAGCCGCCGTTGCCATTGTCTACTTTGGCTGGCAGGCATGGCAGGGCGGTCAAACTCGTTCTGCGGCAGCTGCGTCTGCGGTGTATGATCAGTTGTCGCAACTAATGGTGACCCAGCCTGGTGAAACGGTCGCCGAGGAAAACCGGGAGCCGGCACAGGCGCTGGTGGCGACATTAAAAACCGAGCATACTGACAGTGTGTATGCGCTTTACGGCGCGCTGTTTGGTGCCCGTCTCGCTGTTGAAGCAGACGATCTGGCCATGGCTGAAGAGCAGCTGCAGTGGTTGCTGGATAACACCCGCAGCGGGCTGTTTGGCAGCACTGATCCGACACTGATCAAGCTGGCACAGTTGCGACTGGGTCGCGTTTTGTTGGCCCAGGGCGAGGCTGACCGCGCGCTGACGGTTGTCAGTGGCGTTGAACCGTCGGCGCTGAATGCTGAGTTCGACGAATTGCGCGGTGATATCTACCTGGCACAAGGGCAGCGGGATCAGGCGCTGGCCGCTTACGAAGACGCACTGGCCGCGGCCACAGGTAATCCGATTCTGCAAATGAAACTCACTGAGCTGCAAGACAGCCTCTGA
- the bamB gene encoding outer membrane protein assembly factor BamB: protein MKTFVSLVVAGTLGACSIFSSDESEQPAELVDFDEEFSLNRDWSVNVGDGQGSRYNRLKPVIVGDTLFAASEDGEVYAIDKASGDVLWRERTGEIITGGVGAGGNMVLLGTRDARVFALEQSTGDFLWEASVSSEVLAAPASDGRLVAVQTVDGRLIALEPSDGRQRWVYETTVPALSLRGNSQPVIVGNVVIAGFSNGMVAGVDANNGFLMWEERIAVPQGRYDIERIIDIDGDPVVVGNVVYMGSYQGNLMGLDVQSGRIVWGMPGSTYQGLALGLGNIYWVDSFSQVHAVQNNTERTVWQNDSLRLRRATAPATFNNFVAVADFEGYLHVLSQIDGSFVARTRVDRDGVRAPVVAEGRSIYVYGNSGRLSAYSLP, encoded by the coding sequence GTGAAAACTTTTGTATCTCTTGTGGTCGCCGGTACATTGGGCGCCTGCAGTATTTTCTCCAGCGACGAGTCCGAGCAACCGGCGGAGCTGGTCGATTTTGACGAAGAGTTTTCACTTAACCGTGACTGGAGTGTCAACGTTGGTGATGGTCAGGGGAGTCGTTACAACAGGCTGAAGCCGGTCATTGTTGGTGACACGCTATTTGCCGCCTCGGAAGATGGCGAGGTTTATGCCATAGACAAAGCGTCCGGGGACGTGTTGTGGCGCGAACGCACCGGCGAAATCATCACTGGTGGCGTTGGCGCAGGTGGCAACATGGTGTTGCTGGGGACTCGGGATGCCAGGGTGTTTGCCCTTGAGCAAAGCACTGGCGATTTTTTATGGGAAGCGTCGGTCAGTAGTGAAGTGCTGGCAGCACCTGCCAGTGATGGGCGTCTTGTGGCGGTACAGACCGTTGACGGTCGTCTGATTGCACTGGAGCCCTCTGATGGCCGACAGCGCTGGGTGTATGAAACCACGGTGCCGGCTCTTTCCCTGCGTGGTAACAGCCAGCCTGTTATTGTTGGCAACGTTGTTATTGCCGGATTCAGCAACGGCATGGTTGCCGGTGTCGATGCCAACAATGGTTTTCTGATGTGGGAAGAGCGCATCGCGGTGCCGCAGGGTCGTTATGACATCGAACGCATTATCGATATTGATGGCGACCCCGTGGTTGTTGGCAATGTTGTTTACATGGGCAGCTATCAGGGCAACCTGATGGGGCTGGACGTACAGAGTGGCCGCATCGTCTGGGGTATGCCAGGGTCGACCTATCAGGGGCTGGCATTGGGCCTGGGCAACATATACTGGGTTGACAGCTTCAGTCAGGTGCATGCCGTACAAAACAATACAGAGCGCACAGTCTGGCAAAACGATTCGCTACGATTGCGACGAGCAACGGCGCCGGCAACGTTCAACAATTTTGTTGCAGTCGCCGATTTTGAAGGTTATCTACACGTTCTGTCACAGATCGACGGCAGTTTTGTTGCTCGCACGCGTGTTGATCGCGATGGCGTGCGCGCCCCCGTTGTGGCTGAAGGTCGCAGCATCTATGTCTATGGCAACAGCGGCAGATTGTCAGCATACAGTCTGCCCTGA
- the ndk gene encoding nucleoside-diphosphate kinase: MAKERTLSIIKPDAVGKNVIGEIYSRFEKAGLSIVAAKMVQLTDESAGGFYAEHKERGFFKDLIAFMTSGPVMVQVLEGEGAVAKNRELMGATNPAEAAAGTIRADFAVSIDANAVHGSDSEQSAAREIAYFFKAEEICPRS, from the coding sequence ATGGCTAAAGAACGTACATTATCAATTATCAAACCCGATGCTGTCGGCAAAAACGTGATCGGTGAGATCTACTCCCGCTTTGAAAAAGCTGGTCTGAGCATTGTTGCGGCCAAAATGGTTCAGTTGACTGATGAGTCCGCTGGCGGCTTCTACGCCGAGCACAAAGAGCGTGGCTTCTTCAAAGACCTGATCGCGTTCATGACCTCTGGCCCTGTTATGGTGCAGGTGCTCGAAGGTGAAGGCGCGGTCGCCAAAAACCGCGAGCTGATGGGTGCTACCAACCCGGCCGAAGCCGCCGCAGGCACCATTCGCGCCGATTTTGCTGTGTCCATCGATGCCAATGCAGTACATGGTTCAGACTCTGAGCAGTCAGCCGCCCGCGAAATAGCCTACTTCTTTAAGGCTGAAGAAATCTGCCCGCGTAGCTGA
- the iscR gene encoding Fe-S cluster assembly transcriptional regulator IscR produces the protein MRLTTKGRYAVTAMLDLAIHGDPEPVTLSDISLRQDISLSYLEQLFARLRRHGLVHSVRGPGGGYRLGRDTMAIAIVDIIDAVDESVDATKCQGQGNCQQGEICLTHHLWEDLSAQINDFLRSISLADLMQRHEVKSVALSQDERRELVIRGG, from the coding sequence ATGCGTTTGACAACAAAAGGTCGCTACGCGGTCACCGCCATGCTGGATCTGGCCATTCACGGCGATCCGGAACCGGTGACGCTGTCCGATATTTCTCTGCGACAGGACATATCATTGTCCTATCTGGAGCAGCTGTTTGCGCGCCTGCGCCGCCACGGGCTGGTGCACAGTGTGCGGGGACCGGGCGGCGGGTACCGGCTGGGCCGAGACACCATGGCCATCGCCATTGTCGATATTATTGATGCGGTTGATGAATCGGTGGATGCCACCAAATGTCAGGGGCAGGGTAATTGTCAGCAGGGCGAGATCTGCCTGACCCACCATCTGTGGGAGGATCTGAGTGCCCAGATCAATGATTTTTTGCGCAGCATTTCGCTCGCCGACCTGATGCAGCGCCATGAGGTAAAGTCTGTGGCGCTCAGCCAGGATGAGCGGCGCGAGCTGGTTATTCGCGGGGGGTAG
- the ispG gene encoding flavodoxin-dependent (E)-4-hydroxy-3-methylbut-2-enyl-diphosphate synthase, producing MLTSSPITRRQSRRIMVGNVPVGGGAPISVQSMTNTETRDVEATVAQIQRLADVGADIVRVSVPSMEAAEAFRAIRKRVSLPLVADIHFDYKIALKVAEYGVDCLRINPGNIGSEKRIRAVIDAARDKGIPLRIGVNAGSLGKVLLRKYPEPCAEAMVESALTQIDILDRLDFQDFKISLKASEIFMTLKAYRQLAGQIDQPLHLGITEAGGLRSGTVKSAVGLGALLMDGIGDTIRISLAADPVEEIRVGFDILKSLGLRSKGVNLVACPSCSRQNFDVISVVNELESRLEDVITPVDVAVIGCIVNGPGEAKVAEIGLTGASPHNLAYVHGKPHHKIDNARLVDELEAMVRARVAEKQKAEAEQAPGGIIARG from the coding sequence ATGTTGACATCATCTCCCATTACCCGTCGCCAGTCGCGCCGCATCATGGTCGGCAATGTGCCTGTGGGCGGAGGTGCGCCGATTTCTGTGCAGAGCATGACCAATACCGAAACTCGTGATGTAGAAGCAACAGTGGCGCAGATACAGCGCCTGGCCGATGTCGGTGCTGATATTGTCAGAGTGTCGGTGCCATCCATGGAAGCGGCAGAAGCGTTTCGCGCGATTCGCAAACGTGTCAGTCTGCCACTGGTTGCTGATATCCATTTTGATTATAAAATCGCCCTCAAAGTGGCCGAGTACGGCGTCGACTGTTTGCGCATCAACCCCGGTAACATTGGCAGTGAAAAACGTATTCGCGCGGTCATTGATGCCGCGCGCGACAAAGGTATTCCGCTGCGTATCGGCGTCAACGCCGGGTCTCTGGGCAAAGTACTGCTGCGCAAGTATCCGGAGCCCTGCGCCGAGGCTATGGTTGAATCTGCGTTGACGCAGATAGATATTCTGGACAGGCTGGATTTTCAGGATTTCAAAATCAGCCTGAAAGCGTCCGAGATTTTTATGACGCTGAAAGCCTATCGCCAGCTCGCCGGGCAGATTGATCAGCCATTGCACCTGGGTATTACCGAGGCCGGCGGCTTGCGTTCCGGCACTGTCAAGTCAGCGGTGGGGCTGGGCGCGCTGTTGATGGACGGCATCGGCGATACCATCCGTATTTCGCTGGCAGCCGACCCGGTTGAGGAAATCCGTGTTGGTTTCGACATTCTCAAGAGCCTCGGGCTGCGCAGCAAAGGCGTCAACCTGGTCGCCTGTCCCAGCTGCTCACGGCAGAACTTTGATGTCATTTCTGTCGTCAATGAACTTGAGTCGCGCCTGGAAGACGTTATAACGCCGGTCGATGTTGCCGTCATAGGTTGCATTGTTAATGGCCCGGGTGAAGCCAAAGTTGCCGAGATTGGTCTGACCGGGGCCAGTCCGCACAACCTGGCTTATGTGCATGGCAAGCCGCATCACAAAATTGATAACGCCCGCCTGGTAGATGAGCTGGAAGCCATGGTGCGTGCCCGGGTGGCAGAGAAACAGAAGGCAGAAGCTGAACAGGCTCCGGGCGGCATCATCGCACGCGGATAA
- the rlmN gene encoding 23S rRNA (adenine(2503)-C(2))-methyltransferase RlmN codes for MNESVEKINLLGMSLPKLQAYFQSMDEKPFRAVQVMKWIHQRGVTDFAEMTDVSKSLREKLQANAEIRLPTIVDEHLASDGCYKWIVQVASGSRVETVFIPEATRGTLCISSQAGCTLDCSFCATGKQGFNSNLTTAEIIGQLWWANHRLGGFATTKRGEGKMNRMVSNIVMMGMGEPLLNFDNVMDGLSLMMEDNAYGLSKRRVTISTAGVVPAINRLKDHTDASLAISLHAPNDELRNQIVPVNRKYPIQMLLKSVSDYMASLPDKRVPIIEYTLIAGVNDHRQHARELAALLQNFPCKINLIPFNPFAQSDYRRPSNSSVSNFRQILLDAGYTVTVRTTRGDDIGAACGQLVGEVADQTRRSERYRRAAVESSDIIARQTGS; via the coding sequence ATGAACGAATCGGTCGAAAAAATCAATTTGCTGGGAATGAGCCTGCCCAAGTTGCAGGCATATTTCCAGTCAATGGATGAAAAACCGTTTCGGGCTGTCCAGGTAATGAAATGGATACATCAACGCGGCGTCACCGATTTTGCCGAAATGACGGATGTCAGCAAAAGTCTGCGTGAGAAATTGCAGGCAAATGCCGAGATCAGATTGCCGACTATTGTGGATGAGCATCTGGCCAGCGATGGCTGTTATAAGTGGATTGTTCAGGTCGCCAGCGGTAGCCGGGTGGAAACTGTTTTTATTCCGGAGGCGACTCGCGGCACGTTGTGTATTTCCTCCCAGGCCGGTTGCACGCTGGACTGCAGTTTCTGCGCTACCGGCAAACAGGGGTTCAACAGTAACCTGACCACCGCAGAAATCATCGGGCAACTGTGGTGGGCCAATCATCGTCTGGGTGGCTTCGCAACGACCAAGCGAGGCGAAGGTAAAATGAACCGGATGGTCAGCAATATTGTCATGATGGGCATGGGCGAACCCCTGCTTAATTTTGACAATGTCATGGACGGCCTCAGCCTGATGATGGAAGACAACGCTTACGGTCTGTCCAAACGGCGGGTAACCATCAGCACTGCCGGCGTAGTGCCGGCCATCAACCGTCTCAAAGACCATACGGATGCGTCGCTGGCCATTTCTTTGCACGCGCCCAATGATGAGTTGCGCAATCAGATCGTGCCGGTCAATCGCAAGTACCCGATTCAGATGCTGCTGAAAAGCGTGTCTGATTACATGGCCAGTCTGCCTGACAAACGCGTGCCGATCATTGAATATACCCTGATTGCTGGCGTCAATGACCATCGGCAGCATGCGCGCGAACTCGCTGCCTTGCTGCAGAACTTTCCATGCAAGATCAACCTGATCCCGTTTAATCCGTTTGCCCAGTCCGACTATCGTCGTCCGAGCAATTCCTCGGTGTCCAATTTCCGGCAGATATTGCTGGATGCGGGTTACACGGTCACTGTTCGTACCACCCGTGGTGATGATATTGGCGCTGCGTGTGGACAACTGGTCGGTGAAGTCGCCGATCAGACCCGACGCAGTGAACGTTATCGCCGGGCGGCGGTCGAAAGCAGTGATATCATTGCCCGGCAAACCGGATCCTAG
- a CDS encoding IscS subfamily cysteine desulfurase, which translates to MQLPVYLDYAATTPVDPLVAEAMARCLTLEGQFGNPASRSHLYGWQAEELVENARRDVAELINCDPREIVWTSGATEADNLAIKGVAGFHANKGRHIISSRVEHKAVLDSCHYLEQKGFEVTYLKPEADGSIDPARVEEAIRGDTILVSLMHVNNETGSINDLAAIGAITRAHNVLFHVDAAQGAGKVPIDLMQLPVDLMSLSAHKVYGPKGVGALFVRRDPRVELAAQIHGGGHERGMRSGTLPTHQLVGMGQAFRLARAQMPDELLRLRDLRQQLLTGLDGVPGWQLHGQADNGVPGIVNLGFAGVDGESLLLALRQIAVSSGSACMSATLEPSYVLKAMGVEEDMAQSALRVSFGRFSTPQDIDTALDCLVRTLAQLRQPARAHA; encoded by the coding sequence ATGCAGTTGCCGGTTTATCTTGATTACGCCGCGACCACACCGGTCGACCCGCTGGTGGCTGAGGCGATGGCGCGCTGTCTGACCCTGGAGGGACAGTTCGGTAATCCAGCGTCGCGCTCACATCTGTATGGCTGGCAGGCGGAAGAGCTGGTTGAAAACGCCCGCCGTGATGTGGCGGAACTGATCAACTGTGACCCGCGTGAAATTGTCTGGACTTCCGGTGCCACTGAAGCTGACAACCTTGCCATCAAAGGCGTTGCCGGGTTTCATGCGAATAAGGGTCGCCACATCATCAGTTCTCGCGTAGAACACAAAGCCGTGCTCGACAGCTGTCACTACCTCGAGCAGAAAGGGTTTGAGGTCACCTATCTCAAACCTGAGGCTGACGGGTCCATCGACCCGGCTCGCGTTGAGGAAGCGATCCGGGGCGATACCATCCTGGTCAGCCTGATGCACGTCAATAACGAAACTGGCAGTATCAACGACCTGGCCGCTATTGGTGCGATAACACGTGCGCATAATGTGTTGTTCCATGTCGATGCTGCGCAGGGTGCGGGTAAGGTGCCCATTGATCTGATGCAGTTACCGGTTGACCTGATGTCTCTGTCTGCCCACAAAGTCTATGGCCCGAAAGGTGTCGGCGCTCTGTTTGTGCGCCGCGACCCCCGCGTTGAGCTGGCTGCGCAGATCCACGGCGGAGGTCACGAACGTGGTATGCGGTCAGGCACATTGCCTACGCATCAATTGGTGGGCATGGGACAGGCATTTCGCCTGGCCAGGGCCCAGATGCCGGATGAGTTGCTGCGACTGCGTGATCTGCGTCAACAGTTGCTGACAGGACTGGACGGCGTGCCGGGCTGGCAGCTTCATGGCCAGGCCGATAATGGTGTGCCTGGCATCGTCAATCTGGGGTTTGCCGGCGTTGATGGCGAATCCCTGCTGCTGGCGCTTCGCCAGATTGCCGTATCCTCTGGCTCTGCCTGCATGTCGGCAACACTGGAGCCGTCCTATGTGCTTAAGGCGATGGGCGTGGAAGAGGACATGGCGCAAAGCGCATTAAGAGTGTCGTTTGGTCGTTTCAGCACACCTCAGGACATTGATACGGCACTGGACTGCCTGGTCCGTACACTGGCGCAATTACGCCAGCCGGCGCGCGCGCACGCATAA
- the hisS gene encoding histidine--tRNA ligase has translation MSKIQAIRGMNDILPTETPTWQYIEQVTQQLVQSYGYREIRFPVLEQSQLFKRSIGEVTDIVEKEMYSFADRNGDELCLRPEGTAGCVRAAEQHGLLYNQQQRLWYRGPMFRHERPQKGRYRQFHQVGIESFGMAGPDIDAEIILISAALWRALGLSSSVRLEINNIGTAADRKAFGAALTQFLQQHEADLDEDSRRRLLSNPLRVLDSKAAATQALLVNAPSLSDFVSPETAAHYATLKQLLRDNDVAFVENPRLVRGLDYYNNMVFEWITDELGAQGTVCAGGRYDSLVAQLGGRGTPAVGLAFGMERLVLLLEASGKLPDSVNQVLDVTVLASDGVAPQQVLTLAEHLRTRLPGLRIMSHCGGGKFNSQLKKAYNSGARLAVIVDPLPETGDQTVRLRQLDDTGHSETITVAGLAEALKRALATP, from the coding sequence ATGAGCAAAATTCAGGCAATCCGCGGGATGAACGATATTCTCCCGACGGAAACTCCCACCTGGCAATATATCGAACAGGTGACGCAGCAGCTGGTGCAATCTTACGGTTATCGTGAAATTCGTTTCCCCGTACTGGAACAGTCACAACTGTTCAAACGTTCTATTGGTGAAGTCACTGATATTGTAGAAAAGGAAATGTACAGCTTTGCTGATCGCAACGGCGACGAGCTTTGCCTGCGACCGGAAGGAACCGCCGGTTGCGTAAGAGCGGCCGAGCAGCATGGTCTGCTGTACAACCAGCAGCAGCGCTTGTGGTATCGCGGCCCCATGTTTCGTCATGAGAGGCCTCAGAAAGGCCGGTACCGCCAGTTTCATCAGGTGGGTATCGAAAGCTTCGGCATGGCCGGGCCCGATATTGATGCTGAAATCATCCTGATTTCGGCGGCGCTGTGGCGCGCACTGGGTCTGAGCAGTAGCGTGCGTCTGGAAATCAACAATATTGGCACTGCCGCCGATCGCAAGGCCTTTGGTGCTGCGTTGACGCAGTTTCTGCAGCAACATGAAGCGGACCTGGACGAAGACAGTCGGCGCCGTTTGCTGAGTAATCCGCTTCGGGTGCTGGACAGCAAGGCAGCGGCAACACAGGCGCTGTTGGTTAATGCACCTTCACTGTCTGATTTTGTCAGCCCTGAGACTGCCGCGCACTATGCAACACTGAAGCAGCTATTGCGCGACAATGATGTGGCGTTTGTGGAGAATCCGCGCCTGGTCAGGGGGCTGGACTACTACAACAATATGGTTTTTGAGTGGATCACTGATGAACTCGGTGCCCAGGGCACGGTGTGTGCTGGTGGACGCTATGATTCACTGGTAGCACAATTGGGCGGGCGCGGCACGCCGGCCGTCGGCCTGGCCTTTGGCATGGAGCGGCTGGTGCTGTTGCTGGAAGCGTCCGGAAAACTGCCTGATTCGGTAAACCAGGTACTGGATGTGACTGTGCTGGCCTCTGACGGCGTAGCGCCGCAACAGGTGTTGACGCTGGCCGAGCATTTGCGGACCCGCCTGCCGGGTTTGCGAATTATGAGCCATTGCGGTGGCGGTAAATTCAACAGCCAGCTCAAGAAAGCATATAATAGTGGTGCACGGCTGGCAGTGATTGTTGATCCGCTGCCGGAAACAGGTGATCAAACAGTCCGCCTGCGTCAACTTGATGACACGGGCCACAGTGAGACAATCACAGTGGCGGGCCTCGCCGAGGCCCTTAAAAGGGCGCTGGCAACGCCCTGA
- a CDS encoding helix-turn-helix domain-containing protein: protein MTDDNNSADADGVPEQSAASADVSAENVRTRPGSLLLAQRETLELSLQHVADELNLTMHYVKALESDSYDKLPGDVFVKGYIRSYARLLGLDPDQMLEIYRDFTTHKLARKEEAIKRHARRRMDKNRPWIIFSGIAFVVVAIVLWWLSSGNEADTAMADVERDRVTATGNIEGGSIDALPVFDTAPSGDNESALALDGDAGAAGIAAEAEVEIPEGQTALSWPGDDRVQLRFTQDSGVEIEHRGGDESHLEQYLAGEQLTVQGTAPFSIVLDNAPGVILSFNGRQTDFSSNIKADNSVRLNIGL from the coding sequence ATGACTGATGACAACAACAGTGCCGATGCCGACGGCGTCCCCGAGCAGTCCGCAGCCAGTGCCGACGTCAGCGCTGAGAATGTGCGTACAAGACCCGGCAGTCTGTTGTTGGCGCAGCGGGAAACGCTGGAATTGTCGCTGCAACATGTAGCCGATGAATTAAATCTCACCATGCACTATGTCAAAGCGCTGGAGTCTGACAGTTATGACAAGTTGCCGGGCGATGTGTTTGTTAAAGGGTATATTCGTTCCTATGCCAGATTACTGGGCCTTGATCCCGATCAGATGCTGGAAATATATCGCGATTTCACGACACACAAACTGGCTCGCAAGGAAGAAGCCATCAAACGCCATGCCCGTCGACGCATGGACAAGAACCGGCCATGGATAATTTTCTCCGGCATTGCGTTTGTGGTTGTGGCCATCGTGCTGTGGTGGTTGAGCTCCGGTAATGAAGCCGATACCGCGATGGCAGACGTTGAGCGCGACCGTGTTACCGCAACCGGAAATATTGAAGGTGGCAGTATTGATGCCCTGCCGGTGTTCGACACGGCGCCTTCAGGTGACAACGAGTCCGCTCTTGCGCTGGACGGTGATGCAGGCGCAGCTGGTATCGCAGCCGAGGCTGAGGTTGAAATCCCGGAAGGCCAGACGGCACTGAGCTGGCCTGGCGACGACCGTGTACAGTTGCGGTTTACACAGGATAGCGGCGTAGAGATCGAGCACCGTGGCGGCGATGAAAGCCATCTTGAACAGTATCTGGCCGGTGAACAATTGACCGTTCAGGGAACCGCACCGTTTTCCATTGTGCTTGATAACGCGCCCGGTGTAATTTTAAGTTTTAATGGTCGACAAACTGATTTTAGCAGTAATATCAAGGCAGACAATTCGGTACGCTTGAATATCGGTTTGTAA